Part of the Paenibacillus guangzhouensis genome is shown below.
AATGTTCACCGTACCAGCTAGTGCATAAGCAACAACAAGCGGCGGGGAAGCAAGGTAGTTCGCTTTCACTTGAGCGTGAACGCGTCCTTCGAAGTTACGGTTACCGGATAATACCGCCGCTACCGTCATATCGTTATCCGCGATCGCTTGACCCACTTCATCAGGGAGTGGACCGGAGTTCCCGATACAAGTCGCGCAGCCATAACCTGCTACGTGGAAGCCAAGAGCCTCTAGGGATTCCAGTACGCCAGCTTTTTGCAAATATTCGGTTACCACGAGGGAACCAGGCGTCAAGCTGCTCTTCACATAACCAGGCTTCTTAAGTCCGCGTGCAACGGCTTTCTTCGCGACGAGACCTGCGCCTAACATAACGCTAGGGTTCGATGTGTTCGTACAGCTTGTAATCGCTGCGATCACGACTGCGCCAGCAGCCATTTCGCTCTTCTCGCCATTCGGATGGGAGACAGAAACGGATTGCGCGATTTTCTCGTCGGACAAGCCATAGCCGCCTTTATCGATTGGCGTGCGAATAATGCTGTTGAATGCTTCTTTCATGTTCGACAGCTCGACGCGGTCTTGCGGACGTTTTGGTCCAGCTAAGCTCGGTACGATCGATCCGAGATCAAGTTCAATCATATCGGAGAAGATTGGATCCGGCGTTGCGTCTGTACGGAACATGCCTTGTTCTTTATAGTAGCTTGCTACAAGCTCAATTTGCTCTTCCGAGCGGCCTGTACCGCGCATGTAGTTCAATGTCTCATCATCGACTGGGAAGAAGCCGATGGTTGCGCCGTATTCTGGTGCCATGTTGGCAACCGTCGCACGGTCTGCAAGGCTGATGTTGGATAAGCCTGGTCCGTAGAATTCTACGAATTTGCCGACAACGCCTTTCTTACGAAGCAATTGCGTAACGGTTAACGCAAGGTCTGTCGCCGTTGCGCCTTCTGCCAAGTTGCCTGTCAATTTGAAACCGATAACTTCTGGTGTAACGAAGTATAACGGTTGGCCAAGCATCCCAGCTTCTGCTTCAATACCGCCAACGCCCCAACCGACTACGCCAAGACCGTTGATCATGGTAGTGTGGGAGTCCGTTCCGACGAGGGAATCCGGATATACTTCTGTTACGCCGTCAACGTCTTTCGTTGCAGCAACGGATGCAAGGTACTCGAGGTTCACTTGGTGAACGATACCCGTGCCCGGAGGAACTGCGCGGAAATTGTTGAATGCCGTTTGCGCCCAGCGCAAGAAACGGTAACGCTCTTCATTGCGCTCGAACTCGACATTCATGTTGTACTCTAGCGCATCTTCTGATCCGAATGCATCGACCATAACCGAGTGGTCGATAACAAGATCAACCGGTACTAGCGGGTTGATTTGCTTTGGATCGCCGCCAGCTTTTTTGACCGTATCGCGCATTGCAGCGAGGTCAACGACAACCGGAACGCCAGTAAAGTCTTGCAATACAATACGTGCAGGAATGAACGGAATCTCTTTGTTCTCATCGCGGCCTTCCGCCCAGCTCGCGATTTGCTTCACATGTTCACTTGTAATGGCTCTGCCGTCGAATTGACGTACAGCTGCTTCCAACAACACTTTAATGGAGAATGGAAGCTTGTTAATGCTGCCGACACCTTGCTCTTCAAGACCCTGAAGACTGTAGTAGCGGTAG
Proteins encoded:
- the acnA gene encoding aconitate hydratase AcnA, whose amino-acid sequence is MSKKDHYSVARDLQVNGKSYRYYSLQGLEEQGVGSINKLPFSIKVLLEAAVRQFDGRAITSEHVKQIASWAEGRDENKEIPFIPARIVLQDFTGVPVVVDLAAMRDTVKKAGGDPKQINPLVPVDLVIDHSVMVDAFGSEDALEYNMNVEFERNEERYRFLRWAQTAFNNFRAVPPGTGIVHQVNLEYLASVAATKDVDGVTEVYPDSLVGTDSHTTMINGLGVVGWGVGGIEAEAGMLGQPLYFVTPEVIGFKLTGNLAEGATATDLALTVTQLLRKKGVVGKFVEFYGPGLSNISLADRATVANMAPEYGATIGFFPVDDETLNYMRGTGRSEEQIELVASYYKEQGMFRTDATPDPIFSDMIELDLGSIVPSLAGPKRPQDRVELSNMKEAFNSIIRTPIDKGGYGLSDEKIAQSVSVSHPNGEKSEMAAGAVVIAAITSCTNTSNPSVMLGAGLVAKKAVARGLKKPGYVKSSLTPGSLVVTEYLQKAGVLESLEALGFHVAGYGCATCIGNSGPLPDEVGQAIADNDMTVAAVLSGNRNFEGRVHAQVKANYLASPPLVVAYALAGTVNIDLANDPIGYDQNDEPVYLKDIWPTSQEIKEAVATALTPQMFRDKYENVFTQNERWNQIAAPQGELYEWDEKSTYIQNPPFFSNLGTNLNDIADIKQANVLALMGDSVTTDHISPAGNIKVDSPAGQYLIENGVKKEDFNSYGSRRGNHEVMMRGTFANIRIRNQVAPGTEGGVTTYLPNEEVMSIYDASMKYQDAGKNLVVIAGKEYGTGSSRDWAAKGTFLLGVKAVIAESFERIHRSNLVGMGVLPLQFQDGQSWKTLNITGRETFDILGLSNDVQPGQSVQVIATREDGSSFEFAATVRLDSMVDVDYYHNGGILQTVLRQMIANQ